The Styela clava chromosome 3, kaStyClav1.hap1.2, whole genome shotgun sequence genome includes the window aaatatttaatcaatttgATTTATAGTGCCTAAAATATGACCGATCATATAATTTTTCTATTCGCGCTATCCACGTTTACATAATGCCGCATTCAAGAATTGTCAAAATTGGATGGCTCTCTGACCTCTTTATACTATTTGTCCTAAATAAATTGAGGACACAAGAAAATACCCGGTAATTTTCAATCCAAAGGGCGTCACTGTATTGCTCCAATAGCGCCTTTCTTTCTTCGGAAGAGAGCATTTCTGAGTATGGATAATCTTCGACAAAATGCCTAATTCGTCCCACATATTTTTTCACGTCTGATTGTAAATTCTGTTGTACggaattgaaattttctttggCCATGCTTAAAAGgcatcatatcaaaacaatagcatttaatttttgttatattgttGTTTATGCCTTAAACCATGagtaattttaattaattttaattgaataacGCCAAAAAGGCAAGTAAAAAAATATAgcatatatattaatttgtgcAGGTATTATCAATATTGATAATTCAGTTGTTTCTTTTTTGTCTATCATATTCACATACAACACACAAATTCCATTATTTAAACGAATTAAAGTATAAAAAAACTGAATGTTTTGTTTCAATTGGTCATGATACTCCGTTTTAATTTTTGCAAGACTCTAAGATTTAATAATAACCTATATATTTAGATCAATAAGTTCATACATGTTTTTCTAAAACCCAAATGTTTTATATTTCGTGATTTACATTTAATAGCACATTGGTAGAAAACtcagaaacagaaaaaaacttACTTTTCCTTCATCGCTTAGTTTGTTTGAAACGGATTGTTGAATGTTTTTCAACTGTTGTATTTTTACCTCATACTCGCTTTTGACTGACACCtatattaaaatgttttgtgaaaatTATCTAACCTGAACCCTTTTCATGCACGATTTTTATCCATTTGTTTCATAAATCAGTACATTACAACATATCTATTATAAAACTGAATAAGAATTAACAAAAATTATTCTGATGTTTACATAGTCTAAAGATAAATACGATACATACGAATAACTGCATGCAGTTGTTCCATAAAAAGAGAGGCAAACGCAAAACTCATCGCGAATAAAAAGCAGCGCATATTTTCAAAGTATAACGCAGAAAATGTTTTAgtcatttaaaacaaataacgCAACGCTTTGTGATTGCCgtttaacaaaaaataatattcatctATTTGAGcgtcaaatttttttcatgctATCGCTTTTACCTTATTAGCAGATATCCATTGTTTGATTATAATGAATTCATTTTGCAGTTTATTCAATTCTTCGTCTCTTTTTTTCACCTTACTGATATTGCTATCTATACTTTGCGCCAACTTTTGAAGCTGCTCACGAAAGATCTTGAATTTGAATTAggtaataaattcaaaataaattcaaagaaACGATGCacaaattaacaataaaattttatatctttaaTTATAGCTATTTAGTCTCAATCATTACCGTATTTGAATCTATATTAAGTTAAGTCAGAAATCCTAAAAGCATATCTGAACAATATTTCACAGAGAGCAGTCTGTTTAATATTAAGTGGTGTTTTTAcaaatactttcaattttcaaataaatccaaataTCGGAAAAACCTAGACGAGTTTAtctaatattttgaatattgttctaatttttgtttttgcaattttatgTGAAACACGAGTATAACAAATTTTGCATGCATGCAGTAAAATAGTCAAATAGTTTCAAACTAAATGCCAAAATATTTGCCACCTCTAAATCGTAATAATCATGAATAATCGTTAATCGATTTGTATTTGGCGGTGTGTAATTGTACCTTGTCTTGTTCTATGCGAATTTGATTGAATTCTATCTTCTTGATTTCAGATGCAATACCATCTGcaatctgaaataaatattaattagaCAAATTATGCATACCGCTTGAACTTTTGATGGAAACAAGTTAACAATTTATTTGTCCGTAGATTTCAGTGTTATCTATAATTAGTATTGCGGCAGCTCTGGCGTAAGCCAACGTAGCCGCCAGttaaattaaacataaaaaaattattatagcaATACATTTCAAATGCTCGTTTTGACCATGGATTAAACATTTTGTGTAAGAAAATAATCATTATTAGCAAACTTGTTAGCTATTTGAAGAATTGGCGCAAACGCGAAAAATGTACCATGGGCCCTTACATTAAACTTTTCTCTACAACTTTTCACCCTCTATAATTTTGGCTGCGCCCCTGATTATTTATGTACGCACAGTCCTACACAAATTATATAAacataatttatattaaaagttCTCGAAAACAATTATTGTGACATTTGTGAGTCAAGTTATTTTTTCaactataatattttattaatgctaATCTGCAAATAGCAATCATTCctaatatttatattgaaatttttacttTAGATTTTACTTTGTACTTATTCTGAAGCTGGTTTTGTCTgtttattttcgaaaaataaattataaccGAATAACTTTTTCAACCAGAaaccttaaaaaaaaaaaaataatcgaaaTACCTGTTTATCCCTGCATATTCGTATGAATATTGGGTGGCAGCAATTCTGAAATTCAATTTGTTGTTGAAATAGAGTTTCCTTTGAAGCATTCTGAAAGAAATGTATAAGATTTCAATACTCCTTTAAACCTCTCGTACT containing:
- the LOC120342999 gene encoding uncharacterized protein LOC120342999 is translated as MHAKFIFREQLQKLAQSIDSNISKVKKRDEELNKLQNEFIIIKQWISANKVSVKSEYEVKIQQLKNIQQSVSNKLSDEGKNLQSDVKKYVGRIRHFVEDYPYSEMLSSEERKALLEQYSDALWIENYRNVTSIEIREKLQQIIEVCEPIFERLLQMSERERQKHPSTITPVK